One segment of Spiroplasma kunkelii CR2-3x DNA contains the following:
- a CDS encoding ribonuclease H family protein, with the protein MAKVTRYNLMLKFNQDYPQYDFKNNKGYGTKKHLLALQEFGITSLHRKTYRPVREAMLKIMLIINKNNKSKNC; encoded by the coding sequence TTAGCAAAAGTAACAAGATATAATTTAATGCTCAAATTTAATCAAGATTATCCACAATATGATTTTAAAAATAATAAAGGGTACGGAACCAAAAAACATTTATTAGCATTACAAGAATTTGGAATTACATCATTGCATCGTAAAACTTATCGCCCTGTTCGTGAAGCTATGTTAAAAATAATGTTAATTATAAATAAAAATAACAAAAGTAAAAACTGTTAA